In the genome of Urocitellus parryii isolate mUroPar1 chromosome 7, mUroPar1.hap1, whole genome shotgun sequence, the window TTACATTGAACTGGTATCTGAGTTGCCTTCAGTACTTTGCCTTCCCAAGTCTCTGGCTCTCAAAGATATGCCCATACTTGCCAGGTTGTTCATCTGAACCCTGTCCCCCAGCTCATAATGCAGAGACTCTCATTTGGGGcaggctcctccctccctctctccctgaaCCCAAAGGTCTAGAGCCCAATATGCCTGACCCACTTCCCAAATAGTCCTGAGACTCCCCACAGGGGAGAGGCCTCTACTGAAAGGCAGCCCCTCCACAGACAGGCCCTCTGGGTGGTACCCTCTCCTCAAAAACACCTGCTTGGCACCGAGCTACTTGGAAGTCATTTCAGACCAGCCTCAGTGCCGTAGGCCCTTGCAGGTCTACCATACCCAACTCTCAAATCCCTTTCACATCACCTGGGCTTCCCAGAAAGAGCAAGATCAGCAAAGATGAGGTGAACCTGAGTTTCAATCCTTCATCAGGCACTGatttgctctgtgaccttgagaaagttaCTCAACCTTTCAGTGCCTCCACAGCCACAACTGAAAAATGGGGATTAGATGAGTTAGTATTTGAGACCTCTCAAATACCTGAGATTCAGGAGGCACTGGGCAGGTGGAGGGTTGCTCCATCTCACCTCCCTGTTACCATGAGGAAACGCAAGCTCATTGTTGTTAGATGACCAGAGAATCCTCTGAGCCTCCACCCCGACAGATGCCTTTACCTCCTTCCCTCTGTGGTCCCCACAGCTACCATGGCACCCACAGCCACCAGACAAATGACAGTacattcctattttatttctccCACTCTGTTAGGTTCCCTGAGGACAGGGATCTTGGTCAAATGCACCCCCAAATACTACCCCTGGCATAGGGGAGCCCTTGATGAGTGTCCAGGAAGCTGTTTGGGGGACTGTTTGTCTAGTGGGTGTAGATGAGAAGAAATGACAAACAGGAGTGGCATCCAAGGGGTCACCCCAGCTCCAAATCTCAGGAGACGAGCTCTCTTGCTGCCAGCTACCTGCACAGGTGACCACCAGGTGGGCACATGCCTGAGTTACTAGAGTATGTCCTGCCATCTGGCTGGAAAATGCAAAGGAGAAGAGAGTCCATGTCTCATTTCAACACACACTGATTCAGCACCCACTCCCAGGACTCGGCAAGAACAGCGCCTGCGGTGACACACCTCACCGTCCAGGCTACTCCCTGAGGTTCCAGGGCACAAGTGGTCTCATAGACAGCTTAACGGTCACCTTGTCTGGCCAGACTCTTCaatttacagatggggaaactgaggtcccaAGAGGGGCAGGGTCCAGCTGAGGTCCCCAGGGAGACAGTGGCAGGCCTGCCCCAGGCCTGTTCTGGGAAGCCCCGCCTGAGCAGAGGCACACCCAGGGCTCTAATCTCTAGTCCCCAAGCTGCCCTCTCtctgtggggaagggagggggcatcgCCTGCTgcctgctttccagattggctggaACCAAAgcctggccccagcccagggcaggcaGAAGGTGTGCCACGTCCTCTCAGAGACTATTTAAGGGCTCCGCAGGGAGTAGGCCATCCCTGGATACAGGCATTTCTCTCCAGGTCAGGCTGGGGACAGGATTTGGCAGGTTCCAAGGACCTCTTTGATAGTCCCTCTAGGGGGTCTCAGGAGAGCAGAAATAGGCACTCCAGGGAGATGAAAGCAGCTTCCCCTCAGACCCCCAATTCAGGGTCCGGTTCTGAGAGAAGGCACGTTGACGGCCCACAGGCCGAGTCCTCCCTAGCCTCGCTGCATCTTTTGCAGAGGCTGTTATTTTTGCAAACTGAAGGAGGAGAATATGCTTGCTGGCCGCTCAGAGGGCTGAGACCTGTCCAAGAGGCCAGAGGCTCATGAGGCAGAGCAGCTACCAAGTCCCCAGCTTCTACCACCTGGGACCATAGAAGGCTTGGAACAGAGCCTCACTCTTCTTCCCTGGACATGAGGGACATTGCAGCTCATGTCTGGAGCTTCAGCATGAGCTTAAACCACAGCATGGGAGGCAAAAATGAGATGTGAGCGCAGCATTTGTACAGGATGCTCCAGAGGTTATGAATGGGTTTCAGGCCtggcgcagtggcgcacgcctataaatCCTCgtggctccggaggctaaggcaggaggatcgcgagttcaaagccagcctcagcaaggccctaaacaattcagggagattctgtttctaaataagaaataagggctgggatgtacctgagtggttaagaacccctgggttcaatccctgtacccaaaggaaaaaaaaaaaatagaatggctTTCAGATCAGCACACCTTCTAAAGAAAGGTTTTGCAGCTTCTGCCACTTCATGACatcaagggaaagaaaaggtTCTGGAATCAGAGACATGTCCCAGACCTAGTTTTGCCATTTCTCATTTGTGGCCCTCATTCAAGTTGCTTAACTTCCCCcacacctcagtttcctctcttCTGAAACTATGCTGAAGGTTGACACGCCCTCCCAGGGTTATAGGAGAACTAATGAGATGCCATCGTGAAAAGCCCGCCCCGGGGCTGGCTACTGTGAACACTCttgcctccctccagcctccacaATCTCAGGAGGCACATTCCCCTTCCAACTGTCCCAGAGAGACAGCTGGAACCACCTTGTCTCTCTTCTACTAAACTTTCTGGGGCAGCACCTTTGCCCAGAAAATTGCATGGTGACCCTCTCAGAGGGCTGGGTTCTTTCCCCAAAAGATCAGATTTTCCAAAGAGGCCCCTCCCACCTGCTCCTTCCAGCAGGACTAGGGAACCGGTTCTCCTTTCCCATTCCCGGTCCTCGCCCCAGGGCCTGACCCAGCCCAGCTGAGGCACCCAGACttctctgctccccaccccccacccccccaccccacccccgttcCTGCTGTCTCTTTAGGGCTATGAATCCTGGAGCTCAGAGAAACCAGCCCCAGACCAGAAGCAAGAACCAGACATGCGTGGACCCTGCTGTTTTATCAGGCCTCAGGGAGTCTGGGGACAAGAGAAAGTGTGGGATTTGATGTTGTTTCAGGTATAAGCTTGGGAGACCTGGCATTTTCCCCTCTGGGCACTTTAAGTGCCCTTCAGAAGGAGGTGtaggttttggggggacacaGGGGCCAGCTTGTTACAGGGTGGCAGACAGAAAGAGCCAACCTGGAGGTCAAGTGTGCCTGGCTAGAAAAGAGGGGAAGTCTGAGAAGCACATATGGAAAAGCAGAAGCCAGGAGAAGATCCTGCAAGAGACGGTGAAGGGCCATGGCCCAGGGTCCCAGAGCAAGCACTGGTCCTAGAGTCATAAAGATGTGAGGCCCAGTCCAGCCCTGTCATTGACCATCCATCCATGAAGCCACTGGGCAAATCCTTCATCTCTCCAAATTCAGGGTCCTCTACTGCAGTGGTGAGTACTCTGTGGGACACGTGGGCGAACTTGCGTAGCACAGTACCAGCCACACAATGCAGAACAATACGCTCAACCCGTCGCTTGGCAAATAATTACTAGACATGTCAAGTTCTGTCCTAGATGCACCAAACTGCTCTGAGGGAACCCGACACCCACACTTCCCCAGGGCCCCATGGAAGAGCAAGTCTCCTGAGCTGCACTGTGCTTCTAGCCTCTAGCGCCCTGGGTTCCTCAAAGAACAAATTACATATGAGCGGGCAAGGAAGAGGTCAACAGGATAGAGATATCAGCATAAGGGGACCCTGGACCTCCCTGGAGGCCAGAGGCCAACCCAGATCCCCACCAAGAAAAACTGGACACACTACCAAGAAATACTTGCAAATGGAAAAGTAGTTCTTTATTGCAGGAATAAACTCGATACAATGAGCTTGTTACCCAAAACAGTTGTTGCTTGCACTCCTTGCCAGGAAGGAGGTGCAGGGCATTAGACAGGGGAGAGAACATGCAAAGCCCCAAACTAGGAGATGAAGGGACCTACATCAGCCAGTTGCTTTCTGAAGGTAGGGACCGGAGTTTGATTTCCAGCCCCCTCTCGCATTCCAGTCCCCAACTCAGCCTGGGAAGGGGAGCTGGTAGCAAGGAACGTTGCTCTCCTGCTGACCGCTTAGACTTCTCTTTTTCGGGAGGAAACCACCTTTCCATCCACTGACTCCTCTACCTTGATGTGGAAACTGCTGCTGCCACTACCTCCCAGGGAGGCTGTAGAAAGAAGGAGCAAGTTTTAGCATGAAGGAACCTGCCCTCTCTCTCCCAAGGTGGCCAGGACCCAGGCTAAGCTGTGGGAAAACTGGACAGCACTCCTGCAAATGGCCACTGGCCAATCCTGTCCGAGCTGCCAGGAGGTCTGGCATTGAATTATTCATCAAAGACATGAGCAACAGCAATGGCAGGTATGCCAGCTCTGAGCAATAATGCAGGATTCTTAAGCTGCCAGTGAACAGGAGAAATCGTGGGCACCTCATCATACGTGCAGAAAGGCTGGGTCTGGGGGAGAGAGCAGCCCTGGACAAAGCCTGCTCAGCCTGGAGTGGTCTCAGTAAATCCCCAACCTCCACCCTACCTGGGACCAGTCAAGGGTCCCACTGGGAAAGGTGTGCATCCTGGGATGGGCGTTTCCTGCCCCTCTGGGTGTTTGGTCCCTTTTTCTGTCCTCCCCATTCCAAGGGCAACAGTGGCTTCAATAGCTCCAGTCCCCACCCTGCACCTACCTTCCCTGATGCCAACGCCCGCCATCCTGAAGGAGAGGGGAAGCAGATGTAAGCAGAGGGTAAAACTCCTGCTCTCCCCAAGAGAAGCCGCTGGGGATGGCTAAGTGGTCCTCTCCAGCCCCCTCCCACCTTCTCTAGAGCCTGAGACATCCTTACATCCTTCAAGACTGCCTCCCCCAAGCTAGAACCCTCTGATCTATAGTAATAACCCATCTACTTCACACAGAGAATGGAACAAGCATTAAATCTTAGAGACCACTTAGCACCACCTCCATCATTTACAGGAGAAGGGCAGGTCTAGAGAGGTAGcatgacctgcccaaggtcacagccaGAGACCAGAGCAGAGTCCAGACCCTTTTCTCCTAGCTCAGTTCTTTTTTCACTGTATCGTACAGCTGCCTGGGGACACCCTGTTGTCCTCTTAGGATGACCCTGCATCACAGCCCTCCTCCCGCCAGGCCCAAACCCCTACTTAGCATCCTGGCCCTCAAGCAAGCTGCGGTAGGTAGCGATCTCCTGCTCCAGCCGAGTCTTGATGTCCAGCAACATGTTGTACTCCTGGCTCTGAGCCTCCATCTCACAGCGGAGCTCACTTAGCTGGGCCTCCAGGCCACTGATGAGCCCCTGGATCTGCTGTAGCTGTGTGGCATAGCGGCACTCGATCTCCGCCAATGAGTTCTCCAGCCCGGCTTTCTGATGGAGCAACAGATCCATAGACACATTGGAACCCACCaaaggggtgggggcagaggaatgaagggaatgtAGGCAGCCACCTCCAAGGGGGCTGGAGAACTCCAGGGCTTCACCAGCCATGGAGGATGGGAGGATCTGACACTGAGGGCTCAGGGTGAGATGAGATGCAGAAGGCCCTACCATGCTGAGCTGGGACTGCAGCTCGATCTCCAGCCCCTGTATGGTACGCCTCAACTCCGTAATCTCCGTCTTGCTGGTCTGGATCATTTCAGTGTTGGAGGCCACCTCCTTGTTCAGCTCCTCGGTCTGTGGATCACACACAAGAAATGTCAGCCCCAGGGGCCTCCTCGGAGACCTGGGGAGTGGGAAGCTAGGAAGGGGAGGCCAGTCCCACCTTGCTGAAGAACCAGGCCTCAGCATCCCGGCGGTTCTTCTCTGCCATGGCCTCGTACTGCTCCCTCATCTCAGACAGCATGCGCGTCAGGTCCACACCGGGTGCTGCGTCCATCTCCACGTTGACCTGCCCGGCCAGCTGGCTGCTGAACTCCTTCATCTCCTGTGGGTGGGGGAAGCCCAGCAGAGACAAAGGGCAGAAGAGAGAGTCAAGAGTCTGGGGTCCTGATGGGGCAATCTGGGCTCTGTCCCTAATTCAAGATGTGACCATGACATGCCACCCCCTCTGTTTCCCATTGCACACAAAAAAAGGTATGATGCCATGGACCCCTCAGCTCTGAGGACCTCTTTCCTTCTCTAGGTCCTACCGAGGGAGGACTGGAGAGAGTAGGATCTTTATTTGAGTTCCTGAAACCAACCAAGACAGCAGTTCATGGCTGGCTGGCCTGGGGTCCAGAACACCAGAGGACAGTGACTTTTTCTGTCCCTGGAAACATTTTTTGCGGGAAGGGTGCATTTCTGAACCACTAAACCCTCAGCCAGCTCTGGGGAGGCGCAGCagccctgctctgcctcccaccagCCAGAGCCTCCGGCCGCTCTCACCTCTTCATGGTTCTTCTTCAGGTAGGCCAGCTCCTCGTTCAGGCTTTCAATCTGCATCTCCAGGTCAGTC includes:
- the Krt15 gene encoding keratin, type I cytoskeletal 15 isoform X2 gives rise to the protein MSCGFGGGVGSGFGGDGGLLSGNEKITMQNLNDRLASYLDKVRALEEANTELEVKIRDWYQKQSPASPERDYSHYFKTIEEIRDKILAATIDNSRVILEIDNARLAADDFRLKYENELALRQSVEADINGLRKVLDELTLARTDLEMQIESLNEELAYLKKNHEEEMKEFSSQLAGQVNVEMDAAPGVDLTRMLSEMREQYEAMAEKNRRDAEAWFFSKTEELNKEVASNTEMIQTSKTEITELRRTIQGLEIELQSQLSMKAGLENSLAEIECRYATQLQQIQGLISGLEAQLSELRCEMEAQSQEYNMLLDIKTRLEQEIATYRSLLEGQDAK
- the Krt15 gene encoding keratin, type I cytoskeletal 15 isoform X1 → MATTLLQTSSSTFGGGSTRGGSLRVGGGGFGGGSLYGGGGSRSISASSARFVSSGSGGGYGSGMSCGFGGGVGSGFGGGFGGGFGGGFGGGFGGGFGGGFGDFGGGDGGLLSGNEKITMQNLNDRLASYLDKVRALEEANTELEVKIRDWYQKQSPASPERDYSHYFKTIEEIRDKILAATIDNSRVILEIDNARLAADDFRLKYENELALRQSVEADINGLRKVLDELTLARTDLEMQIESLNEELAYLKKNHEEEMKEFSSQLAGQVNVEMDAAPGVDLTRMLSEMREQYEAMAEKNRRDAEAWFFSKTEELNKEVASNTEMIQTSKTEITELRRTIQGLEIELQSQLSMKAGLENSLAEIECRYATQLQQIQGLISGLEAQLSELRCEMEAQSQEYNMLLDIKTRLEQEIATYRSLLEGQDAKMAGVGIREASLGGSGSSSFHIKVEESVDGKVVSSRKREV